From Longimicrobiales bacterium, one genomic window encodes:
- a CDS encoding phosphoglycerate mutase family protein yields MTMRLSVGFLSARLLVLVLLALAGTASQAASQSDATVVYLVRHSERAEDGSDDPPTSAEGRERSTLIASMLADADLTQIHTTDLKRTRQTGTPTAEAAGIDFMLYDPGDLQSFADELKATPGRHLVLGHSNTTPQMVTALGGDPGSDIEEMEYDRFYIVTLTDAGASTVLIRFGAPFGG; encoded by the coding sequence ATGACTATGCGACTCTCCGTGGGTTTTCTCTCCGCTCGCCTCCTCGTTCTCGTCCTCCTCGCGCTGGCCGGAACGGCGAGCCAAGCGGCAAGCCAGTCCGACGCGACGGTCGTCTATCTGGTCCGCCACTCGGAACGTGCAGAAGACGGATCGGATGATCCGCCCACTTCGGCCGAGGGCCGTGAACGGTCAACCCTGATCGCATCGATGCTCGCGGACGCGGATCTGACCCAAATACACACGACAGATCTCAAGCGCACCCGACAGACGGGCACACCGACGGCAGAAGCTGCGGGAATCGACTTCATGCTCTACGACCCGGGCGACCTCCAGAGCTTCGCAGACGAGCTAAAGGCGACCCCGGGACGACATCTGGTGCTCGGGCACAGCAACACCACGCCGCAGATGGTGACGGCGCTCGGTGGTGATCCGGGTTCGGACATTGAAGAGATGGAGTACGATCGCTTCTATATCGTGACGTTGACGGATGCCGGAGCCAGTACCGTTCTGATTCGCTTCGGCGCTCCGTTCGGCGGCTAG
- a CDS encoding aminotransferase class V-fold PLP-dependent enzyme, with the protein MTSPAYDLDAVRRKIPILRTHIPMNNCSQAPQSETTRAAADAYLTSWANDGMDWDSWIAETDAARAEFAAFVGADPSDVAVATSVSQATASVATGLEWSSGRDRVVASGGEFPTVGHVWLAQERLGASVDWVPVRDGAMELADYERMIDERTLVVSACRGYYQTGFKQDISAIAELTHAKGALLFVDAYQTMGSERFDAPASGADFVTSGNLKFLMGIPGIAFLWIRPGLAEQLRPTITGWFGRENPYAFDTQTLDWGVGARRLDTGTPPILEAYVARAGMRWLREIGLDAIGEWNATLGTRCVEGAVERGLTVLGPTDPVRRAPTTAIHCEESHAVEATLRSQNIIASARGHAIRLAPHFYNTTDDVDQALDALAEAMKTTS; encoded by the coding sequence ATGACATCCCCCGCCTACGACCTCGATGCGGTGCGCCGGAAGATCCCGATCCTCCGGACGCACATCCCCATGAACAATTGCTCGCAGGCACCTCAATCCGAAACCACGCGGGCCGCAGCCGACGCTTACCTGACCTCGTGGGCAAACGACGGGATGGACTGGGACTCGTGGATAGCGGAAACCGACGCCGCCCGAGCGGAGTTCGCAGCGTTCGTCGGGGCTGATCCGTCCGACGTGGCGGTCGCAACCTCGGTCTCGCAGGCCACTGCAAGCGTCGCAACGGGGTTGGAGTGGTCCAGCGGCCGCGATCGTGTCGTCGCGAGCGGTGGGGAGTTTCCGACGGTGGGACATGTATGGCTCGCTCAGGAGCGTTTGGGTGCGTCCGTCGACTGGGTGCCGGTCCGCGACGGTGCGATGGAACTGGCCGACTACGAGCGCATGATCGACGAGCGCACGCTCGTCGTGTCTGCCTGCCGTGGGTACTACCAGACCGGCTTCAAACAGGACATCTCAGCGATCGCAGAGCTCACGCACGCCAAGGGCGCGCTTCTGTTTGTGGACGCCTACCAGACGATGGGGAGTGAGCGATTCGATGCTCCTGCTTCTGGGGCAGACTTCGTCACCTCCGGAAACCTCAAGTTTCTGATGGGAATCCCGGGCATCGCCTTCCTCTGGATCCGGCCGGGTCTGGCCGAACAGCTCCGACCAACGATTACCGGATGGTTTGGGCGCGAAAATCCCTATGCATTCGATACGCAGACCCTGGACTGGGGCGTCGGAGCCCGCCGGCTCGATACCGGTACGCCACCGATTCTGGAAGCGTACGTAGCGCGGGCTGGCATGCGGTGGCTTCGCGAGATCGGACTCGATGCGATCGGGGAATGGAACGCCACTCTTGGGACCCGATGTGTTGAGGGTGCGGTCGAACGGGGACTGACCGTCCTTGGACCGACCGACCCGGTGAGACGCGCACCGACCACTGCGATCCACTGCGAAGAAAGCCATGCTGTCGAGGCGACATTGCGCAGCCAGAACATCATCGCCTCGGCCAGGGGTCACGCGATCCGACTCGCGCCGCACTTCTACAACACGACCGACGACGTGGACCAAGCACTCGACGCACTGGCGGAAGCCATGAAGACCACATCGTGA
- a CDS encoding FAD:protein FMN transferase, with protein sequence MTNRTVSRRDALRIVAVAGVSVAFGGRLTMSLLKEAGLHRVSQTRTQMGTLVTLTVVHPDEASARAMIASAFSEMNRLESILSRHRDDTPVSLLNRTGRLDRVPNELTLVVADAEAMSVRSGGAFDVTVAPLLSLVESSFLRDGCPPSDDSVERILELVDHKAFRIENDVMSFERPGMSVTLDGIAKGFIVDRTKDVLLRAGAERVMVNAGGDIATADGSGINPWTVGVQDPDHEQGIVTVVRLDGVSLATSGDYMRSFTNDRTYHHIVDPRTGRSPQEVASVSVLHPSAMGADAYATALLVMGTADGMTMVEASEDVEGLFVNKQGERTVSSGFAARGV encoded by the coding sequence ATGACTAATCGAACTGTTTCGAGACGAGATGCGCTCAGGATCGTCGCGGTGGCAGGGGTGTCCGTCGCGTTTGGTGGTCGACTGACCATGAGTCTGTTGAAAGAAGCCGGCCTGCACCGTGTCAGTCAGACGCGGACGCAGATGGGCACGCTCGTGACCCTGACGGTCGTGCACCCGGATGAGGCCAGCGCCCGCGCGATGATTGCCTCGGCATTCTCCGAGATGAATCGACTAGAGTCGATCCTAAGTCGACATCGTGACGATACGCCGGTAAGTCTTCTCAACCGTACGGGTCGCCTGGACAGAGTGCCCAACGAGTTGACTCTCGTGGTGGCCGACGCGGAGGCTATGAGCGTTCGGAGTGGAGGCGCCTTTGATGTTACGGTCGCGCCCCTTCTCTCATTGGTGGAGTCCAGCTTCCTGCGGGACGGCTGCCCGCCTTCGGACGATTCGGTCGAGCGGATACTCGAGTTGGTCGATCACAAAGCGTTCCGAATCGAGAACGATGTCATGTCGTTTGAGCGCCCCGGGATGTCCGTAACGCTGGATGGGATCGCGAAGGGCTTCATTGTGGATCGCACCAAAGACGTGCTTCTTCGCGCCGGTGCCGAGCGGGTGATGGTCAATGCGGGCGGAGACATCGCAACTGCCGACGGGTCGGGGATAAATCCGTGGACCGTCGGTGTGCAGGACCCGGACCACGAGCAGGGGATTGTGACTGTCGTGCGACTCGACGGAGTGTCGCTCGCGACCTCGGGTGACTACATGCGGAGTTTCACGAACGACCGGACCTATCACCACATCGTGGATCCGCGGACTGGTCGGTCACCTCAGGAGGTGGCATCCGTGAGTGTGTTGCATCCAAGCGCGATGGGGGCCGATGCCTATGCCACAGCGCTCCTCGTTATGGGGACTGCCGACGGCATGACGATGGTGGAGGCCAGCGAAGATGTGGAAGGGCTGTTCGTGAACAAGCAGGGCGAGCGTACTGTAAGCTCTGGATTCGCCGCGCGGGGTGTCTAA
- a CDS encoding prolyl oligopeptidase family serine peptidase: protein MPYRRRAMITRLLVILAVGASAPVAKVSAQQSVHFNTELALDVRSPQIAAMSEDGRRIAVTVRTRRGRTDVDHQRYGDPTYVAPSLVTAVVIDTQNGDRTWLHEEPSQLSDFTWSPDGQRLAYLSYDGVAFHLRVYDANTGAAETRSLDTSLAIASSSPIAWMPDGNSVLVTLRAAGWAERARDAFYGLTSAPVIVQDSRNDFLAWDDVRNIANEQITALVTLEDGSVRQLLDDVVPQGVGFSLDGSQMTYSTSVRTKTSYTRRDGTDYGLYALDLNGGEPVVLVEPSEERVDVRWNDDRSAYAYAEEGTVFIRDLEMDEAIDVTEGLREIPGDTAEISFSVDRWSNAGDRLLLTSSKGWHLLNVGAGEVETLLTLEKDEDDRPRRSVLHWSDDGRSIYFSYSAADRWERGLRRLDVQSGDIETLMLDANLYRGWRVSADGSTVAYTMSDGDRPDDVWAMGDAFDGPTRLTELNPQLADVSISKTELVEYLDVDGNTLYGILYYPVDYDPTKKYPLVAEVYEQFFDNGFNENMNLITSQGWFGFRPSVQFEEGYPGEAWLKAVPNAINTLIERGLIDADQVGVYGQSYGGYAVNLLITQTNRFAAAANVSGKVNMISFLGDSPKITTRNYAAAEVGQDRIGASLWEQPQKYIDHSAVMFADRIETPLLMLSGEGDWNVPATNQREMYYAMRRLEKEVVWVHYTAGGHGAGRSSSAEDFDDHWQRMFDWFAEHFDAVSGAPVSEQGGGE, encoded by the coding sequence ATGCCGTACCGCCGCCGAGCGATGATCACGCGCCTGCTCGTCATCCTTGCAGTCGGGGCTTCCGCTCCGGTGGCAAAAGTGTCTGCGCAGCAGTCCGTCCACTTCAACACCGAGCTGGCCCTGGACGTGCGGTCCCCGCAGATCGCGGCGATGAGCGAGGACGGGCGACGTATTGCGGTCACCGTTCGGACGCGGCGCGGCCGGACAGATGTCGATCACCAGCGGTATGGGGACCCCACGTACGTCGCCCCGTCGCTGGTCACCGCCGTTGTCATCGACACACAAAACGGTGATCGCACGTGGCTGCACGAAGAGCCTTCTCAACTCAGTGATTTTACGTGGTCGCCTGACGGTCAACGCCTTGCGTATCTGTCCTACGACGGTGTCGCGTTCCATCTCCGCGTGTACGATGCGAATACAGGCGCCGCCGAGACTCGCTCGCTCGACACCTCACTGGCGATTGCGTCGTCTTCCCCCATCGCCTGGATGCCCGATGGGAATTCGGTACTCGTCACTCTCAGGGCCGCCGGATGGGCGGAACGAGCGCGGGACGCGTTCTATGGCCTCACCAGCGCACCCGTCATCGTGCAGGATTCCCGCAACGATTTCCTGGCGTGGGACGACGTTCGCAACATCGCGAACGAACAGATTACAGCCCTCGTAACGCTTGAAGACGGATCGGTGCGACAGCTGCTGGACGACGTGGTCCCGCAGGGTGTCGGCTTCTCGCTCGATGGGTCGCAGATGACCTACTCGACGTCCGTGCGGACGAAGACCTCGTACACTCGCCGTGATGGCACGGACTACGGGTTGTACGCACTTGATCTCAACGGCGGTGAGCCGGTCGTGCTCGTCGAGCCGTCCGAGGAACGAGTCGATGTTCGATGGAACGATGATCGGTCGGCCTACGCCTATGCTGAGGAAGGGACGGTCTTCATTCGAGATCTGGAGATGGATGAAGCCATCGACGTGACCGAGGGCCTCCGTGAGATCCCCGGCGATACCGCCGAGATCAGCTTCTCGGTCGATCGGTGGAGCAATGCGGGTGATCGCCTGTTGCTCACGTCGTCGAAGGGCTGGCACCTGCTGAACGTCGGAGCAGGAGAGGTGGAGACCTTGCTCACGCTCGAGAAGGATGAAGACGATCGGCCTCGACGCAGCGTCCTTCACTGGAGTGATGATGGGCGTTCCATCTACTTCTCGTATTCAGCAGCGGATCGGTGGGAGAGGGGACTCAGGCGACTCGATGTACAGTCAGGTGACATAGAGACATTGATGTTGGACGCAAATCTGTATCGCGGGTGGCGCGTTTCCGCTGACGGGTCGACCGTCGCCTACACGATGTCCGACGGAGATCGTCCCGATGATGTCTGGGCTATGGGAGATGCGTTCGATGGCCCGACCCGTCTCACCGAGCTCAATCCTCAGCTCGCGGACGTTTCGATCTCGAAGACGGAGCTCGTCGAGTATCTCGACGTGGACGGAAATACCCTCTACGGCATCCTCTACTACCCGGTCGACTACGATCCCACGAAGAAGTATCCGCTTGTTGCCGAGGTGTACGAGCAGTTCTTCGACAACGGGTTCAACGAGAACATGAACCTGATTACCTCGCAGGGATGGTTCGGATTTCGTCCGTCGGTCCAGTTCGAGGAAGGGTATCCTGGGGAGGCATGGCTAAAGGCGGTCCCGAACGCGATCAACACGTTGATCGAACGTGGCCTCATCGATGCCGATCAGGTCGGCGTCTATGGGCAGAGCTACGGCGGCTACGCAGTTAACCTGCTGATCACTCAGACGAACCGCTTCGCGGCGGCTGCTAATGTCTCCGGGAAGGTGAACATGATTTCCTTCCTCGGGGACTCACCCAAAATCACGACACGGAACTATGCGGCTGCCGAGGTCGGTCAGGATCGCATCGGCGCGTCGCTCTGGGAGCAACCGCAGAAGTACATTGACCACTCGGCCGTGATGTTCGCCGACCGCATCGAGACACCGCTTCTCATGCTGTCCGGCGAAGGCGACTGGAACGTCCCCGCGACAAACCAGCGAGAGATGTACTATGCCATGCGTCGTCTCGAGAAAGAGGTGGTCTGGGTCCACTATACGGCCGGCGGTCATGGAGCTGGCCGCTCCAGTAGCGCCGAGGACTTCGACGATCACTGGCAGCGGATGTTCGACTGGTTTGCAGAACACTTCGATGCCGTGAGTGGTGCGCCCGTGTCGGAGCAGGGCGGGGGTGAATGA
- a CDS encoding sodium-dependent transporter gives MTPRETFGSRIGVLATMVGLAVGLGNVWRFPYMVGQFGGGAFILLYLGIAFLVAIPALMGEWSIGRHTRLGTLGAFEEIGLPGGRYFGWLLGGIAWVAVAYYTNAIGWVAYHALAQAATGIGMGFDASAILPPETGLSPKSMTLQIFFTAAVLATQAAVILRGVRAGIQKISMIVTPVLFGTLLIIIVRSVTLPGAGEGVAWLLSFDFSALTPTAAIAALGQVVFSVGLGGTLMVVYGSYLGDEVDIKSNAIFTVIGDTGAGLLAGLAIFPAVFAFGMEPGAGPGLLFATLPQVFAQLPFGWVFGFLFFAGLFGAALLSGIAAYEVIVAGFTDRLGWTRKKATWTVYAVSMVLALPPMINLEIFVPWDLTFGSGGQTFGALVAVVTVGWTMNRGTLLEQIAGDTPSGADRALVHWLRWVVPTAVMTAAVWWLLTDVLGIVGGA, from the coding sequence ATGACGCCGCGCGAAACCTTCGGTTCCCGCATCGGCGTCCTCGCGACGATGGTCGGTCTGGCGGTCGGTCTCGGGAACGTGTGGCGCTTCCCTTATATGGTCGGGCAGTTCGGGGGCGGCGCCTTCATTCTTCTTTATCTGGGAATCGCCTTTCTAGTCGCGATTCCGGCGCTCATGGGCGAATGGTCGATCGGCCGACACACCCGACTGGGGACACTCGGCGCCTTCGAAGAGATCGGTCTGCCGGGCGGTCGATACTTTGGCTGGCTGCTCGGCGGCATTGCATGGGTAGCTGTCGCATACTATACGAACGCCATCGGTTGGGTGGCCTACCACGCCCTGGCACAAGCCGCGACCGGCATCGGCATGGGTTTCGACGCCTCCGCCATCCTCCCGCCGGAGACCGGCCTTTCACCGAAGTCGATGACATTGCAGATCTTCTTCACTGCTGCGGTGCTCGCGACCCAGGCAGCGGTGATCCTCCGAGGCGTCCGCGCCGGCATTCAGAAAATATCGATGATCGTGACTCCAGTCCTGTTCGGGACGTTGCTCATCATCATCGTTCGATCAGTGACACTCCCCGGCGCGGGGGAAGGGGTCGCGTGGCTGCTCTCTTTCGACTTCTCAGCGCTAACACCGACCGCGGCCATCGCCGCCCTCGGCCAGGTAGTGTTCTCGGTCGGACTCGGCGGGACGCTGATGGTCGTCTATGGCTCGTATCTGGGCGACGAAGTCGACATCAAATCGAACGCGATTTTTACGGTTATCGGGGATACGGGGGCCGGACTGCTCGCGGGACTGGCCATCTTCCCGGCGGTGTTCGCCTTCGGGATGGAGCCCGGGGCCGGGCCGGGGCTGCTCTTCGCGACTTTGCCGCAGGTCTTCGCCCAGTTGCCCTTTGGGTGGGTGTTTGGCTTCCTCTTCTTCGCGGGGCTGTTTGGCGCTGCGCTGCTGTCGGGAATCGCCGCATATGAAGTCATCGTCGCGGGCTTCACCGACCGCCTGGGGTGGACGCGGAAGAAAGCGACCTGGACCGTATACGCCGTGTCGATGGTCCTGGCGCTCCCGCCGATGATCAATCTCGAGATCTTCGTGCCATGGGACCTCACGTTCGGGTCGGGGGGTCAGACGTTCGGCGCTCTGGTTGCGGTGGTCACTGTGGGATGGACCATGAATCGCGGCACGCTGCTCGAGCAGATCGCGGGCGACACGCCCTCGGGGGCGGACCGAGCATTAGTCCACTGGCTGAGGTGGGTGGTCCCAACCGCCGTGATGACTGCAGCCGTGTGGTGGCTCCTTACCGATGTGCTGGGTATCGTCGGGGGCGCCTGA
- a CDS encoding NAD(P)/FAD-dependent oxidoreductase, whose product MSHDAVVVGAGPNGLAAAIELQRNGVSVLLLEANHTVGGAARTEELTLPGFKHDVGSSVYPLGIGSPFFASLPLAKHGLEWVHPDLPLAHPLDGGRAATLERDLESTARALGGDYAAYMRFVGDFVTEWPTFIEHVLDRPTRLPRAPRLMARFGAVALSSTTKIGRRFKTEEGKALLAGNAAHSGVELEAAFGGAVATTLMAAGHAVGWPFPKGGAGALTSALASYFLSLGGTVETGRRVASLDDLPGAKATLLGLTNGQIGHLAYDRLSPRKRANLAGWTYGQGAFKVDWALDGPIPWENADVRRAGTVHVGGTFEDIRAAEWDVTRNKMNNRPFLLLAQHTVFDPSRAPEGKHTVWAYCHAPSRAQGEAGERFVLEAMEAQIERFAPGFRDLILGRAVHTPYQLETWNENLRGGDPNGGALTINNVLSPARLSRRPWHLPLKNFYRCSASAPPGGGVHGMVGYHAARAALRDTFGVR is encoded by the coding sequence ATGAGCCACGACGCGGTTGTCGTCGGTGCGGGTCCCAACGGCCTGGCCGCGGCAATCGAGCTGCAGCGAAATGGCGTCTCGGTCCTCCTGCTCGAAGCGAACCATACTGTCGGAGGTGCGGCCCGAACCGAGGAACTGACCCTTCCTGGCTTCAAACATGACGTGGGCTCCTCCGTGTATCCGCTCGGCATCGGTTCTCCGTTCTTCGCGTCACTCCCCCTGGCTAAGCACGGACTCGAATGGGTCCACCCAGACCTGCCTCTCGCCCATCCACTCGATGGCGGCCGCGCAGCGACGCTGGAGCGAGACCTAGAAAGCACGGCCCGCGCTCTTGGTGGGGACTACGCCGCGTACATGCGATTCGTCGGTGACTTCGTTACGGAGTGGCCGACGTTCATCGAGCATGTGCTGGACCGTCCGACCCGTCTTCCACGGGCCCCTCGTCTCATGGCCCGGTTCGGTGCAGTCGCCCTCTCGTCAACGACGAAAATTGGGCGCCGATTCAAGACGGAAGAAGGCAAAGCCCTGCTGGCTGGGAATGCGGCGCACTCCGGAGTTGAACTGGAAGCAGCGTTCGGAGGGGCCGTGGCTACCACGCTCATGGCCGCCGGCCATGCGGTGGGTTGGCCCTTCCCGAAGGGCGGCGCCGGGGCACTCACATCAGCCCTCGCCTCGTACTTCCTGTCACTCGGCGGAACGGTCGAGACCGGTCGAAGGGTCGCATCGCTCGACGATCTCCCTGGCGCGAAGGCCACGCTGCTCGGTCTGACCAATGGTCAGATTGGGCATCTGGCTTACGACCGGCTTTCTCCCCGAAAGCGAGCCAACCTCGCTGGATGGACGTACGGCCAGGGCGCGTTCAAAGTGGACTGGGCGCTCGACGGTCCGATTCCGTGGGAGAACGCCGACGTGCGCCGGGCGGGCACGGTGCACGTTGGCGGGACATTCGAGGACATAAGAGCAGCCGAATGGGACGTCACCCGCAACAAGATGAACAACCGACCGTTCCTGCTGCTTGCTCAGCACACTGTGTTCGACCCCTCGCGCGCGCCCGAAGGCAAACACACGGTGTGGGCCTACTGTCACGCACCCAGTCGGGCGCAGGGCGAAGCGGGCGAGCGCTTCGTGCTCGAAGCCATGGAAGCTCAGATCGAGCGGTTCGCACCAGGCTTTCGTGACCTCATTCTGGGTCGCGCGGTCCACACCCCGTATCAGTTGGAGACTTGGAATGAGAATCTGCGCGGTGGGGACCCGAACGGGGGCGCGTTGACGATCAACAACGTGCTTAGTCCCGCTCGGCTCAGCCGACGACCCTGGCACCTGCCATTAAAGAATTTTTACCGGTGCTCGGCTTCAGCGCCACCCGGTGGCGGCGTGCATGGCATGGTTGGCTACCACGCCGCACGGGCCGCCCTACGGGACACGTTCGGAGTCCGGTAG
- a CDS encoding 4Fe-4S binding protein: MLLVASAVTVSGQRVRGVRESLVRTVMPGADRFSEVAGDPPVLTGYHSTSEATEVVHGYVFLTSDLPPEQFGYSGPIEALVGILPDGTLTGMRVIDYQESYMSSMGDFLRTPGFQEQYAGKHIGDPFQLWGDIEGISRVSISVRALSRGVRDSARRVAAAYGGVPDLSTESGIVDPVGLSWFELRQRGFVERFVVTEPGEGTAGISLAHISNDRLGEYYFGPQLYERALRSAERRGGGENLLLYAVDGSRLRLFRQQGWTVEQEGEVTEVDSRNVVSMGLPSGGIVSGEATMVGIMLVDGAVDMSRPFTLIYDLGDLGTHNIEYVSQEARLLAAEEASLAAAEERASADRASETPGPDEVEVAEEATAEVAEEATGEVAADAEVLDSVPGAAAGETGAADGEIGDGEAAAVIPARNLNDAQAADLDFVLTEDETLLERTLAGTSWPRVALMLLVLALGTVAFATKIPSLRWVALTVTLFGLGFGDGGFLSVSHITSGIWAGVGVYLRDIPLLLIVAFTLITTLVWGRVFCGFLCPFGALQDFIDRFVPKSLKRPLTQAIHDKAVYAKYVVLAVIVLPALAGSRVSLYQYFEPFGTVFFRSSDVLLWTIAAVFLAASVVIPRFYCRYACPLGAALGVLSLLSLKRIERVEQCGHCKICEQKCPTGAIRGPDIDFHECVRCNVCEVQLIQKAGVCRHDMNVIRPRLIQLTAESAPEAVDD, encoded by the coding sequence ATGCTGCTCGTGGCCAGCGCTGTGACGGTGTCTGGCCAACGTGTACGGGGTGTCCGCGAGTCGTTGGTGCGCACCGTCATGCCCGGGGCTGATCGCTTCTCCGAGGTCGCAGGCGATCCACCCGTTCTTACCGGCTATCACAGCACGTCTGAGGCCACCGAGGTCGTGCACGGATACGTCTTCCTGACGTCGGATCTCCCTCCCGAGCAGTTCGGGTACAGTGGGCCTATCGAAGCTCTGGTAGGCATCCTGCCGGACGGGACGCTGACTGGAATGCGGGTCATTGATTATCAGGAATCGTACATGAGCAGCATGGGCGATTTTCTTCGGACTCCCGGCTTCCAGGAGCAGTATGCCGGCAAACACATCGGTGACCCATTCCAGCTCTGGGGCGACATCGAGGGGATTTCCCGTGTATCAATTTCGGTGCGGGCCCTCTCGAGAGGAGTCCGTGATTCTGCACGCCGGGTCGCCGCCGCATATGGAGGCGTTCCCGACCTCTCGACGGAGTCGGGCATCGTCGACCCGGTGGGGTTGTCGTGGTTCGAGCTTCGTCAAAGAGGTTTTGTCGAGCGCTTTGTGGTTACCGAGCCCGGAGAAGGGACCGCCGGGATCTCACTCGCTCATATCTCAAATGATCGTCTCGGTGAGTACTATTTTGGCCCGCAGCTCTATGAGCGCGCTCTGCGTTCGGCTGAGCGTCGCGGTGGAGGAGAAAATCTCCTCCTCTACGCGGTCGATGGATCACGGCTCCGTCTGTTCCGTCAACAGGGGTGGACCGTCGAGCAGGAAGGTGAGGTTACAGAGGTCGACTCACGCAATGTAGTGAGCATGGGACTGCCTTCAGGGGGGATCGTTTCCGGTGAGGCGACCATGGTGGGCATCATGCTGGTCGACGGCGCGGTGGACATGTCGAGGCCTTTTACGCTCATCTATGACCTCGGCGATCTGGGCACTCACAATATCGAGTATGTCAGCCAGGAGGCCCGTCTCCTTGCTGCAGAGGAGGCGTCGCTTGCGGCAGCTGAGGAACGGGCCTCGGCTGACCGCGCTTCTGAGACTCCTGGTCCGGACGAGGTCGAGGTGGCGGAAGAGGCGACTGCAGAGGTGGCGGAAGAGGCGACTGGCGAGGTGGCTGCCGATGCGGAGGTGCTCGACTCGGTCCCGGGAGCTGCGGCGGGTGAGACAGGTGCTGCCGACGGAGAGATCGGGGACGGAGAGGCGGCCGCTGTGATACCGGCCAGGAACCTGAACGACGCTCAGGCCGCCGACCTCGATTTCGTACTGACGGAGGACGAGACGTTGCTGGAGCGAACCCTCGCCGGCACGTCATGGCCTCGGGTCGCGTTGATGCTTCTGGTCCTCGCACTCGGGACGGTCGCGTTCGCGACGAAGATCCCATCCCTCCGCTGGGTTGCCCTCACGGTCACCCTGTTCGGGCTCGGCTTCGGAGACGGTGGCTTCTTGTCGGTGTCACACATTACGAGCGGTATCTGGGCAGGTGTGGGTGTCTACCTGCGTGACATCCCACTGCTGCTCATTGTCGCCTTCACACTGATCACGACGCTTGTCTGGGGTCGCGTTTTTTGCGGATTCCTCTGCCCGTTCGGTGCCCTGCAGGATTTCATTGACAGGTTCGTGCCGAAGTCTCTCAAGCGCCCGCTGACACAAGCGATCCACGACAAGGCGGTCTACGCGAAGTACGTGGTGTTGGCCGTCATCGTGTTACCCGCTCTCGCGGGCAGTCGCGTGAGCCTTTATCAGTATTTTGAGCCTTTCGGCACGGTGTTCTTTCGCAGCAGCGATGTGCTATTGTGGACGATTGCAGCCGTGTTTCTCGCTGCGTCGGTTGTAATTCCGAGATTCTACTGCCGCTATGCTTGCCCCCTCGGAGCGGCGCTCGGTGTGCTCTCGTTGCTCTCACTCAAGAGGATCGAGCGCGTAGAGCAGTGCGGGCACTGCAAGATTTGCGAGCAGAAGTGCCCGACGGGAGCGATTCGTGGACCGGATATCGACTTCCATGAGTGCGTGCGCTGCAACGTGTGTGAGGTCCAGCTCATTCAGAAGGCGGGCGTCTGTCGTCACGACATGAATGTCATTCGACCGCGACTCATTCAGCTGACGGCCGAGTCGGCACCCGAGGCAGTCGATGACTAA